The following are encoded in a window of Vibrio sp. SCSIO 43136 genomic DNA:
- the thiD gene encoding bifunctional hydroxymethylpyrimidine kinase/phosphomethylpyrimidine kinase has product MTQHSTLRTPIVLTIAGSDSGGGAGIQADIKAISATGSYACSVITAITSQNTQGVSAIFPIALDHVASQLDAVFTDLNVVAVKIGMLADSNIIKVVADKIRLYQPNYLVVDPVMVATSGDLLLEQAAISTLKQELLPLADIITPNLPEGAALTGLPVPNSESEMQEMISDLRALGATAVLLKGGHLDKDENSNDLLITSDSATLVSAKRVATKNTHGTGCTLSSAIASYLAHGNPIDQAVSLGKSYISQAIAHADELEVGKGHGPVNHFFKGHADVR; this is encoded by the coding sequence ATGACGCAACACTCTACTCTTCGTACTCCTATCGTTCTTACCATTGCAGGATCAGACAGTGGCGGCGGCGCTGGCATTCAAGCCGATATTAAGGCGATTTCTGCGACTGGCAGCTATGCGTGCTCAGTTATCACTGCAATTACTTCTCAAAATACTCAAGGCGTTTCTGCCATTTTTCCTATTGCCTTGGACCACGTGGCAAGCCAACTAGATGCGGTGTTTACCGATCTCAACGTTGTTGCAGTAAAGATCGGAATGCTAGCTGACTCTAATATCATCAAAGTGGTCGCAGATAAAATTCGCCTGTACCAGCCAAACTATCTCGTGGTTGACCCAGTGATGGTTGCGACAAGTGGTGATTTGCTTCTTGAACAGGCAGCGATTAGCACTCTCAAGCAAGAATTGCTGCCTCTTGCAGATATCATCACTCCCAATTTACCCGAAGGTGCGGCTTTGACGGGCTTGCCAGTCCCTAACAGCGAATCTGAAATGCAGGAGATGATTTCTGATTTGCGAGCACTTGGTGCTACGGCGGTGTTATTAAAAGGCGGCCATTTAGATAAGGACGAAAACAGTAATGATCTATTGATTACGTCTGATTCAGCAACCTTAGTTAGCGCCAAACGAGTGGCAACCAAAAATACCCACGGCACGGGCTGCACGCTTTCCTCGGCGATTGCTTCTTATCTGGCTCATGGCAATCCTATCGACCAGGCAGTATCGCTGGGTAAATCTTATATTTCTCAAGCGATAGCTCATGCAGACGAGCTTGAGGTGGGCAAAGGGCACGGCCCAGTAAATCACTTCTTCAAAGGTCATGCCGATGTCCGCTAA
- the tenA gene encoding thiaminase II has product MKYQDLINACEQDWQDYTEHTFVKQLAIGSLEQPCFLHYLKQDFLFLKQYARAYALAIYKAKTLADMRKALPSVHALLDSEIAHHVSYCGQWGLTETDLEAEQEDFGTVAYTRYVLDAGMTGDLVDLYTALAPCSIGYAVIGKALKESEATILEGNPYRSWIELYGGEEFQTGAMESAEYFNKLLEEIDINSERGQHLCHIFKTATRMEVAFWQQGLDVQS; this is encoded by the coding sequence ATGAAGTATCAAGACCTGATTAATGCCTGTGAGCAAGACTGGCAAGACTACACCGAGCATACTTTTGTAAAGCAACTAGCTATTGGTAGCTTAGAGCAGCCTTGTTTTTTGCATTACCTTAAACAAGATTTCTTGTTTCTTAAGCAATACGCTCGCGCTTACGCTTTGGCTATCTACAAAGCCAAAACACTAGCGGATATGCGCAAGGCACTACCAAGTGTTCACGCTCTGCTGGATTCTGAAATTGCGCATCACGTCAGCTATTGCGGTCAGTGGGGTTTGACGGAGACGGACTTGGAAGCCGAGCAAGAAGACTTTGGTACGGTCGCTTATACGCGTTATGTGCTCGACGCTGGAATGACCGGTGATCTTGTTGATCTTTATACCGCACTGGCGCCATGTTCCATCGGTTATGCCGTTATCGGAAAAGCACTTAAAGAGAGTGAAGCGACGATACTTGAAGGCAACCCTTACCGCAGTTGGATTGAACTCTACGGTGGTGAAGAATTCCAAACAGGTGCAATGGAAAGTGCAGAGTATTTCAACAAGCTGCTAGAAGAAATCGATATCAATAGCGAACGTGGTCAGCATCTGTGCCATATCTTCAAGACAGCGACACGAATGGAAGTGGCGTTTTGGCAACAAGGTCTTGATGTACAAAGTTAA
- a CDS encoding DNA-J related domain-containing protein has translation MPDSQVIHSHDPHLENPLLWPILEVLKRKNSGWKVHTMCTHLAELGLIPFLDASPEKDLFKRNFLIMNGLYQLQEVLYPEYWVQVQAMDIQLFNAVEASHHSIDLDDPLRDYYTDWHNYEAESGEVKRLLNEFWTRYKEFVGSTNGSDMTRLKALKLFELDESATKAEIRKQWRRMALKWHPDREGGSPEKFRVMCEAWNLLRE, from the coding sequence ATGCCCGATTCACAAGTTATACATAGCCATGATCCCCACCTAGAAAATCCGCTACTGTGGCCAATTTTGGAAGTGCTTAAGCGTAAGAATTCTGGCTGGAAGGTACATACCATGTGTACTCATCTGGCAGAACTTGGGTTGATCCCTTTTCTTGATGCTTCGCCAGAAAAGGATCTGTTTAAGCGCAATTTTTTGATCATGAACGGTTTATATCAACTTCAAGAAGTGCTTTATCCAGAGTATTGGGTGCAAGTTCAGGCCATGGATATTCAGCTATTTAATGCCGTTGAGGCGAGTCATCACAGCATTGATCTTGATGATCCACTCAGGGACTATTACACCGATTGGCATAACTATGAAGCAGAAAGCGGAGAAGTGAAGCGTCTTCTCAATGAGTTTTGGACTCGTTATAAGGAATTTGTCGGTTCAACCAATGGCTCCGATATGACTCGACTTAAAGCCCTAAAGCTATTTGAACTTGATGAGTCTGCAACTAAGGCTGAAATTCGTAAACAGTGGCGACGTATGGCGCTGAAATGGCATCCTGATAGAGAAGGTGGGAGCCCAGAGAAATTTAGAGTGATGTGCGAAGCATGGAACCTTCTGCGAGAATAA
- a CDS encoding DUF2238 domain-containing protein, whose translation MLTSLRTNPTLSSLSLVYIATLIFSMINPASWAVWTAEIIPVVAVFILIITTHSKFRFSNTAYLLMFVWLIMHTIGARYTFAEVPFDWFNDLIGAQRNHYDRVAHFSIGFYAYPIAEFVYRKGYSNAILSALFGLFAMMSVAAGYEIIEWWYADLAGGDEGIAFLGSQGDIWDAQRDMLCDTLGAIASLALFWVNRDSLAARRI comes from the coding sequence ATGCTTACATCTTTGCGCACTAACCCAACTCTTAGCTCTCTGAGCCTTGTTTATATCGCAACTCTTATATTCTCGATGATAAACCCTGCCTCTTGGGCAGTATGGACGGCAGAAATCATCCCAGTTGTTGCCGTATTCATACTAATCATTACGACACACAGCAAGTTTCGATTCTCTAACACTGCGTACCTTTTAATGTTTGTATGGCTAATTATGCATACCATTGGGGCCAGATATACTTTCGCCGAAGTGCCGTTTGACTGGTTTAATGATTTAATTGGTGCGCAGAGAAATCACTATGATCGCGTCGCCCATTTTTCGATTGGATTTTATGCCTACCCAATCGCTGAGTTTGTTTACCGTAAGGGTTACAGCAATGCGATACTGTCTGCCCTCTTCGGTCTGTTTGCTATGATGAGTGTTGCAGCTGGCTATGAAATTATTGAATGGTGGTATGCGGATTTAGCCGGTGGTGACGAAGGCATCGCATTCCTTGGCTCTCAAGGCGACATATGGGATGCCCAGCGCGACATGCTGTGCGATACCTTAGGCGCTATCGCCTCTCTAGCACTTTTTTGGGTAAACAGAGATAGTCTAGCGGCTCGTCGAATCTGA
- a CDS encoding ABC transporter substrate-binding protein, which yields MKKGTIATALAIAVTTFTTNAVAQEKVTLMLDWFVNPNHGPIVIAKERGYFKQQGIEVEIQEPADPSTPAKLVAAGRVDLAVSYQPSLTMDVAQGLPLVRAATLIATPLNTLMVLDNGKNGSLADLKGKKIGIAIAGNEEATIGTMLAQENVEFTDVETINVGWALSSSLASGKVDAIWGGLRNFETNQLALEGYKAKAFFPEEHGVPAYDELVFVANAKSHDVKTLKAFNKALEQATTYIVNHPQASWNEFVAYSPDTLNNELNQRAWNDTLTRFALRPSAVDLKRYDDYAQFMYDKGIIKSLPKAKDYVPSFD from the coding sequence ATGAAAAAAGGAACGATCGCTACAGCGCTCGCCATTGCAGTGACGACATTTACAACCAATGCCGTTGCACAAGAGAAAGTCACCTTGATGCTTGATTGGTTTGTTAATCCAAATCACGGACCGATTGTGATTGCTAAAGAGCGTGGCTACTTTAAACAGCAAGGGATCGAAGTTGAGATCCAAGAACCTGCTGACCCAAGTACACCAGCCAAGCTGGTGGCTGCTGGTCGTGTGGATTTGGCGGTGTCATATCAGCCGAGTTTGACTATGGACGTTGCTCAGGGTTTACCCTTGGTTCGCGCTGCAACTCTTATTGCAACGCCATTAAACACATTGATGGTGCTAGACAATGGCAAGAATGGTTCACTAGCCGATCTAAAAGGCAAAAAGATTGGTATCGCAATCGCAGGTAACGAAGAAGCCACGATTGGCACTATGCTGGCGCAGGAAAACGTTGAGTTCACTGATGTAGAAACTATCAATGTTGGCTGGGCGCTATCTTCGTCTTTGGCATCTGGTAAGGTTGACGCCATTTGGGGCGGATTACGAAACTTTGAAACCAACCAGTTGGCGTTAGAAGGTTATAAAGCTAAAGCCTTCTTCCCAGAAGAGCACGGTGTACCAGCATATGATGAGCTAGTGTTTGTTGCCAATGCCAAATCGCACGATGTGAAGACACTTAAAGCATTTAATAAAGCACTAGAGCAAGCAACCACCTACATCGTCAATCATCCACAGGCTTCTTGGAATGAGTTTGTCGCATATTCACCAGATACGCTTAACAATGAATTGAATCAGCGAGCATGGAATGACACTTTAACCCGCTTTGCGTTGCGTCCTTCAGCGGTTGACTTGAAGCGTTACGACGACTACGCCCAGTTCATGTACGACAAGGGCATCATTAAGAGCCTGCCAAAAGCTAAAGACTACGTGCCATCATTTGATTAA
- a CDS encoding EAL domain-containing protein — protein MIFSRQEQFEQYFSVDEQGLYSIDYKLWKLSSCFQAIYDRHNKLVGYEALVRINQRNCNTPITPDVFFHTKSYDLQDRINVDRLARAMHIRNFAQSNKSHLKLFLNMLPASTESAPSNPSSVDLINRRLKELEISNQQLVMEIVEQHALNENRLVGAANHLREHGFGVAVDDYGSMASTAQRVAALQPDIVKIDRGLLKKYMQGNVEPLYHALQVAQQHASATVIEGIETPEQFSAMLALNIDYFQGYFLAKPKPLGLETVQVA, from the coding sequence ATGATTTTTAGTCGACAAGAGCAGTTTGAGCAGTACTTTTCTGTTGATGAGCAAGGTCTATACAGCATTGATTATAAGCTTTGGAAACTGAGTAGCTGTTTTCAAGCCATTTACGATCGCCATAACAAACTCGTCGGATACGAAGCGTTAGTCAGAATCAATCAACGAAACTGTAACACCCCTATCACCCCAGATGTGTTCTTCCACACCAAAAGCTATGATCTTCAAGACCGAATAAATGTCGACCGTCTTGCTAGGGCGATGCATATCCGCAATTTTGCCCAATCCAACAAGTCACATCTAAAGCTGTTCTTAAATATGCTTCCTGCAAGTACCGAATCAGCACCGAGCAACCCATCAAGCGTTGATTTGATCAATCGTCGCTTAAAAGAGTTAGAAATCAGTAACCAACAGTTAGTGATGGAAATCGTTGAACAACATGCTTTGAATGAAAACCGTCTAGTCGGCGCTGCAAACCACTTACGCGAGCACGGATTTGGTGTGGCTGTTGACGACTACGGGAGCATGGCATCGACAGCTCAACGAGTTGCAGCCCTTCAACCGGATATCGTTAAAATAGACCGTGGATTGCTAAAGAAGTATATGCAAGGGAATGTGGAACCTCTCTACCACGCATTACAAGTCGCTCAACAACATGCATCGGCCACTGTGATAGAAGGAATTGAAACACCAGAACAATTTTCGGCGATGCTTGCGCTAAATATCGATTATTTCCAAGGGTATTTTTTAGCGAAACCCAAACCTCTAGGATTAGAAACGGTTCAAGTCGCTTAA
- a CDS encoding ketoacyl-ACP synthase III translates to MYAEITGWGKCIPPATLSNNDLSTFLETSDEWIRTRTGIENRRISHVHTSDLATVAAKRAIDCAGVDVQEIDCIIVATCSPDNLIPNIASKVQANLGIETAASFDLNAACTGFVYSLEMATRLVQAGNYRNALVIGAERLSFYVDWTQRDTAVLFGDGAGAVVVSKTEKKLGLQHAQLGCDAQGRDILSVPKFGTAMDRFAADNGYWSFQFIGKEIFKRAVRGMGAAAHTVLQRSQMTTDAIDVVIPHQANIRIIQTLCDHAGISQDKAFVNIQNYGNTSAATVPIALCEAVEQGKIKPGDNILTAAFGAGLTWGAGHIIWGDRVTPIKESDAKLPECEQTALELLEQAIEYCKSKA, encoded by the coding sequence ATGTACGCCGAAATCACTGGCTGGGGAAAATGTATTCCACCAGCAACGTTGTCAAACAACGATTTGAGCACTTTTCTAGAAACCTCTGACGAGTGGATTCGTACTCGTACCGGTATTGAAAACCGTCGCATAAGCCATGTACATACTTCAGATCTTGCAACAGTTGCTGCTAAACGCGCTATCGACTGTGCAGGTGTCGATGTACAAGAGATCGATTGCATTATTGTCGCGACTTGTTCGCCAGACAATCTGATTCCTAATATAGCGTCAAAGGTGCAAGCCAATTTAGGTATTGAAACTGCAGCCTCATTTGATTTGAATGCGGCGTGTACAGGATTCGTATACTCATTGGAGATGGCAACGCGTTTAGTGCAGGCAGGCAATTATCGTAATGCATTGGTGATTGGTGCAGAGCGACTTTCGTTTTATGTTGACTGGACTCAGCGTGACACCGCTGTGTTATTCGGCGATGGCGCTGGCGCTGTTGTTGTAAGTAAGACCGAGAAAAAACTTGGCCTACAACACGCACAACTAGGCTGTGATGCTCAGGGCCGTGACATTCTGTCCGTCCCTAAATTTGGTACTGCAATGGATCGTTTTGCTGCAGATAATGGTTACTGGAGCTTTCAGTTCATTGGTAAAGAAATCTTCAAACGAGCAGTGAGAGGCATGGGTGCTGCGGCACATACGGTGTTGCAACGTTCGCAAATGACTACCGATGCTATCGATGTTGTCATTCCTCATCAGGCAAATATCCGTATCATTCAAACCCTTTGCGATCACGCTGGAATTAGCCAAGATAAAGCGTTTGTGAATATTCAAAACTACGGTAATACCTCCGCAGCAACAGTCCCTATCGCACTTTGTGAGGCGGTTGAACAAGGTAAGATCAAACCGGGTGACAATATTCTCACCGCAGCATTTGGCGCAGGTTTAACCTGGGGTGCAGGCCATATTATTTGGGGTGACAGGGTAACTCCAATCAAAGAGTCTGATGCAAAACTGCCTGAATGTGAGCAAACTGCGTTAGAACTTCTAGAACAGGCGATTGAATACTGTAAATCTAAAGCCTAG
- a CDS encoding ABC transporter ATP-binding protein, with protein MSANSVSIEISDGYLRYQNSNIATLEGLNLKLDSGQWTVLLGRSGCGKTTILRYLAGLLEGQVHWQGQLSTCDQLPVDDRIAYMAQQDLLLPWLSVIDNVCLGERFSASANLDARSQATQLIELVGLSEYLEATPDKLSGGMRQRVALARTLMQNKPVVLMDEPFSALDAVNRHKLQTLAHQLLKDKTVVLITHDPQEAVRLADRLYVLEGMPAKAGSISVPSSQTPRKLSEETAHLQQQILEVLERDHE; from the coding sequence ATGTCCGCTAACTCGGTTTCGATAGAAATCAGCGATGGGTATTTGCGCTACCAAAATTCAAATATCGCCACCCTAGAGGGATTGAATCTAAAGCTAGACTCCGGCCAATGGACAGTGCTGCTTGGTCGCAGCGGCTGTGGCAAAACCACGATCTTACGTTATCTAGCGGGTCTACTTGAAGGGCAAGTGCATTGGCAGGGGCAATTATCTACTTGTGATCAACTTCCTGTAGATGATCGCATTGCGTATATGGCGCAGCAAGACCTGTTACTGCCGTGGCTCAGCGTGATAGACAATGTTTGTCTTGGAGAGCGTTTTAGTGCGTCTGCGAATCTCGACGCTAGATCCCAAGCTACTCAACTGATTGAGCTCGTGGGCTTGTCTGAATACCTAGAAGCTACACCAGACAAATTGTCAGGAGGGATGCGTCAGCGGGTTGCTTTAGCGAGAACGCTAATGCAGAACAAGCCAGTTGTGTTAATGGATGAACCTTTTTCAGCGCTTGATGCAGTCAATCGTCATAAATTACAAACACTTGCACATCAGCTACTCAAAGACAAAACCGTAGTGTTGATCACGCATGATCCCCAAGAAGCGGTTCGACTAGCAGACAGATTGTATGTGTTAGAAGGCATGCCAGCTAAGGCAGGATCTATCAGTGTGCCTTCAAGTCAAACGCCAAGAAAACTCAGCGAAGAAACCGCTCATTTACAACAGCAGATTTTAGAAGTGTTGGAGCGTGACCATGAATGA
- the trxC gene encoding thioredoxin TrxC: protein MTSFITRCPHCSSKNKIPLERISDTAKCGKCQQGLLDGAPIEGTKENIDALLQSELPIVIDFWAPWCNPCVGFAPVFADVAAERTGKVRFVKIDTEAQQELAMKYQIRSIPTVMVFKNGQRVDVINGALPKGQFDQWLNSALQK from the coding sequence ATGACGAGCTTTATTACACGTTGTCCCCACTGCTCAAGCAAAAACAAAATCCCACTAGAAAGAATTTCAGATACAGCGAAATGTGGCAAATGCCAACAAGGCTTACTCGATGGAGCCCCAATCGAAGGGACCAAGGAGAACATCGACGCATTGCTGCAAAGCGAGTTGCCGATTGTGATCGACTTTTGGGCTCCTTGGTGTAATCCGTGTGTGGGCTTTGCACCAGTTTTTGCAGATGTTGCGGCTGAGCGTACGGGTAAAGTACGTTTTGTAAAAATAGATACAGAAGCGCAACAAGAGTTGGCGATGAAATATCAGATCCGTAGTATCCCAACGGTAATGGTGTTTAAAAATGGTCAGCGTGTAGATGTTATCAATGGCGCCCTACCTAAAGGCCAATTCGACCAGTGGTTAAATTCGGCATTGCAAAAATAG
- a CDS encoding DUF2750 domain-containing protein has protein sequence MSKQLDQAQIDTINKYDAEQRLKYCVKEVVANREIWILTDEHGCVMLNTEDEDCVPVWPNQEFAAAWATGEWEACKPEAISLNKWHSRWTYGLEDDELAVVVFPNESEEGVVLFPDEFDFELKKKSR, from the coding sequence ATGTCAAAGCAACTAGACCAAGCTCAAATCGATACCATTAATAAGTACGATGCAGAGCAGCGACTTAAGTACTGTGTGAAAGAAGTTGTGGCTAACCGTGAAATCTGGATTCTGACCGATGAGCACGGCTGTGTGATGCTAAATACTGAAGACGAAGATTGTGTACCAGTGTGGCCAAATCAAGAATTTGCCGCCGCTTGGGCGACAGGCGAGTGGGAAGCGTGTAAACCAGAAGCGATTTCTCTCAACAAGTGGCATAGTCGCTGGACTTATGGCTTAGAAGACGACGAACTGGCAGTGGTGGTATTCCCAAATGAAAGTGAGGAAGGCGTTGTACTGTTTCCTGACGAATTTGATTTTGAGCTAAAGAAAAAATCAAGATAA
- the ylqF gene encoding ribosome biogenesis GTPase YlqF, with the protein MVNNTIQWFPGHMHKARKEIEEAVPTIDVIIEVLDARIPFSSENPMISQIRGDKPVVKVLNKRDLADPEMTQVWIDHLEKESNVKAMAITTTNQNEVNKILELCRKLAPHREEIGKNIRTMIMGIPNVGKSTIINTLAGRTIAQTGNQPAVTRRQQRINLQNGIVLSDTPGILWPKVENPHSGFRLAATGAVKDTAMEYDEVAFYTVEYLAKAYPEKLKERYQIEELPESDLELMEAIGSKRGALRAGGRVDLHKASEILLHELRNGTLGRITLEHPEMITEELVQVEIETARKAEEKAKKKEERRKRYLKNKR; encoded by the coding sequence ATGGTTAACAACACTATTCAGTGGTTTCCTGGTCACATGCATAAAGCACGTAAAGAGATCGAAGAAGCCGTTCCTACCATTGATGTCATCATCGAAGTACTAGACGCACGTATCCCTTTTAGTAGTGAAAACCCGATGATCTCTCAAATCCGTGGTGATAAGCCGGTGGTCAAAGTGCTCAACAAGCGCGACTTAGCTGACCCTGAGATGACCCAAGTTTGGATTGACCATCTTGAGAAAGAAAGCAACGTTAAGGCGATGGCGATTACTACGACCAACCAAAATGAGGTAAATAAGATCCTTGAGTTGTGCCGTAAGCTTGCTCCTCACCGTGAAGAGATTGGTAAAAACATTCGTACCATGATCATGGGCATACCTAACGTTGGAAAATCTACCATTATCAATACCCTTGCTGGTCGAACGATTGCTCAAACAGGTAACCAACCGGCCGTTACCCGTCGCCAACAGCGCATTAACCTACAAAATGGCATCGTGCTATCGGATACTCCGGGGATCTTGTGGCCAAAAGTAGAAAACCCTCACAGTGGTTTTCGTCTGGCAGCAACTGGGGCGGTAAAAGACACGGCAATGGAATACGACGAGGTTGCTTTTTATACCGTTGAGTATTTGGCCAAAGCTTATCCAGAGAAACTCAAAGAGCGTTATCAAATCGAAGAGTTGCCAGAGTCTGATTTGGAGCTAATGGAAGCGATTGGTTCAAAACGTGGTGCACTAAGAGCTGGTGGTCGTGTTGACTTGCATAAAGCCTCTGAAATACTTCTACATGAACTCAGAAATGGCACTTTAGGTCGAATCACTCTAGAACACCCAGAGATGATCACTGAAGAGCTAGTTCAAGTTGAAATAGAGACTGCAAGAAAGGCCGAAGAAAAAGCCAAGAAGAAAGAAGAACGCCGTAAACGCTATCTTAAAAACAAACGATAA
- a CDS encoding GNAT family N-acetyltransferase → MRLIRPCKEYKNQFLRFYHDLLDNDPENAEFYSGAIRSYSRYIQSLIDEEAGKFLKPEHVPCSHRWFINDLGEIVGVIRIRHNIDTPILKNVCGHIGYDVAPSYRRQGFGTLMLEHALQIANERNIQSALISADEDNIASRKVIEANGGKLDKVIYSHEFQSYVARYWVPTHTNEQCSI, encoded by the coding sequence ATGAGACTAATAAGACCTTGTAAAGAATATAAAAATCAATTTCTTCGCTTCTATCATGACCTGCTCGACAATGATCCGGAAAATGCTGAGTTCTACTCTGGTGCCATTCGTAGTTACAGTCGTTATATACAGAGTTTAATCGATGAGGAAGCTGGCAAGTTTCTAAAACCAGAACATGTGCCTTGCAGCCATCGCTGGTTTATCAATGATCTTGGCGAGATCGTCGGCGTGATCCGCATTCGTCACAATATCGACACACCTATCCTTAAGAATGTTTGCGGCCATATTGGCTATGACGTAGCACCCTCCTACAGAAGACAGGGCTTTGGTACCTTAATGCTTGAACATGCGTTGCAGATTGCGAATGAGCGAAACATCCAAAGTGCTTTAATTTCAGCCGATGAAGATAACATTGCTTCTCGAAAAGTGATCGAAGCCAATGGTGGAAAGCTAGATAAGGTGATCTATTCACACGAATTTCAAAGCTATGTTGCACGTTACTGGGTACCAACTCACACAAATGAACAGTGTTCAATTTAA
- the cutA gene encoding divalent-cation tolerance protein CutA has product MSETSFCTVLSTYCDDEVGKTIIDSLLNKKLAACIQVMPIQSHYLWQGEICQDSEKLMIIKTTHVLYESVEAEIVALHDYETPQVVQLPITNGLEAYLQWLSDSTSR; this is encoded by the coding sequence ATGAGTGAAACGAGCTTTTGTACTGTATTGTCGACATACTGTGATGATGAGGTTGGGAAAACTATCATAGATAGTTTGTTAAATAAAAAGCTGGCCGCTTGTATTCAGGTTATGCCGATCCAAAGTCACTATCTTTGGCAGGGCGAGATTTGCCAAGATTCAGAGAAGTTGATGATTATTAAAACCACGCATGTGCTTTATGAAAGTGTGGAAGCCGAAATTGTTGCACTGCACGACTACGAAACACCTCAAGTCGTGCAGTTGCCAATTACTAATGGATTAGAAGCCTATTTGCAGTGGTTGTCAGATTCGACGAGCCGCTAG
- a CDS encoding peptidylprolyl isomerase translates to MITLTTSKGKIEIELYTSQAPITCENFIRYCKEGFYQGTLFHRVIEGFMIQGGGHELKSDGFATNLVEKGTHAPIRNEASSDLKNVLGTIAMARTDAPHSATAQFFINVADNDFLDHTAPTNHGYGYAVFGRVVTGMDIVLAIANTPTCTRFGHEDMPVEDITIDGVVIS, encoded by the coding sequence ATGATTACTCTCACGACATCGAAAGGAAAGATTGAAATCGAGCTCTATACTTCACAAGCTCCAATCACCTGCGAGAACTTTATACGCTATTGCAAAGAGGGATTTTATCAGGGGACCTTGTTTCACCGCGTCATTGAAGGGTTTATGATCCAAGGTGGCGGCCATGAATTAAAAAGCGATGGGTTTGCAACCAACTTAGTTGAGAAAGGTACCCATGCTCCTATTAGAAATGAAGCCAGTTCTGATCTAAAAAACGTGTTAGGTACCATTGCTATGGCAAGAACTGATGCACCTCACTCGGCAACGGCGCAGTTTTTTATTAACGTCGCTGACAACGATTTCCTTGATCACACCGCTCCGACAAATCATGGCTATGGATATGCTGTGTTTGGTCGAGTCGTGACTGGCATGGATATTGTGCTAGCTATTGCCAATACTCCAACTTGTACCCGATTTGGTCATGAAGATATGCCTGTTGAAGACATCACTATTGATGGTGTGGTTATCAGCTAA